Below is a genomic region from Candidatus Dormiibacterota bacterium.
TGCTGAGGCGCATGACCATCTCGCGCTCCTCCACCTTGAAGGGAGCGCGGAAGTGCTGGAAGATGCGCTCCGCGAGGTGGGACGGCTGATCGTCGTTGAGAACGGTTTTCATCAAGATCCCGAACTCATCCGCGCCGATGCGCGCCACGACATCGCCCGCCGACACGATCTTTCCCAGGCGCCCCCCCACCATGCCCAGGACGTCGTCGCCGGCGCGGTGCCCGAGGGCATCGTTGACCAGCTTGAAGTCGTCGATGTCGAGGGCCAGCACGGCGATCGCACGTCCGGGTGCGCTTCGCTCGAGCGCCTCGTCGATGAGCTTGCGGAAGGCCATCCGGTTGGGCAGGTTCGTCACCGGGTCGTGGGCGCCCAGGTAGGCAAGGCGATCTTCCATCTCCTTGCGGTCGGTGACGTCGCGGATGTTCAAGACCAGGGCCTGTGAACTCGAACGGTGCAGCAGGTTCGTGATCGTGACCTCGCAGTGGGTCCAGCTCCCCAGCTTGTGCCGGAACCGGCAGTCCACCGCAACCGGGAGCGCCGACGCCGTCAGCGCCTTCTTCAGGCCGCCGGCGAACCCGGCCTGGTCGTCTGGATGCAACAGCGTGCTAAACGGTTGGCCCACCAGCTCGGTCGAGGTATAGGCGAAGAAGCGGTCGATCGACGTACTGACGAAGCGAACCACACCATCGGCATCGGCGAGGACCACGACGTCACCCGAGTTCTGCACCAGCGATCGAAAATGCTCCTCGCTGTCCCGCAACGCGGCCGTTTGCAGTGCCACCTTCTGGCTGAGGGTCTGGTTGTCCGCGATGACGATGAACTGGCGGACGATGACCAGCGCGACGACCACCATCAGGTCCCAGAGCAGCAGCGCCTCCGGCGGTCCGCTGACATTCTTGAGCACGGCGATCACGGCGGCCACCGACACCGGGACATAGGGAAGCACGATCGTCCAGCGGGCGGGCGGCCGATCGTCAGCCCGGGTTGCTGACCCGGCCAGCAGGGCGGCTCGAACTCCGCCGAGCGCCATCAAGAGAAAGCCGGCGACCCAGCCCGTCGCCATGATGGCGGGCGGAGCGTCTCCGGTCACGTTCGTCAGGTACACGGAAGCGCTGTCCGCCAGCAGGTTGGCGAAGATCCCGGTCATCACCAGCAGCAAGGGAAGGCGACCGGCGCCCGCGGTCCGACCCACGAGCAGCAGGGCCATGACCGCCATCACGATGTCGCTGATCGGATAGGCCAGGCCCGTCACGGCGGACGGCCCGACGCCAGTGTGGGCGTGGAAGACGCTCCCCAGCACGGTCGCCCAGCTGATCAGGACCAGGGCCCCGCTAAGGATTGCGCCGTCCAGCAGAAAGGCGAGTCGGGAGGCGGGCCGGTGACGCCCGGGGAACACCGCGATGCCAGCGACCGCGAGCGGCACGGCCGCGAGATGGCCGATGTCCGTGAGTGGCGGGTAGCGGAGCTGCTGTCCAATGAATTCGAAATAGGCGCCCACGCCCTCGCCCGTTGCCCAGGCCAGCGCCCCGGTCCCCAGCAACACCCATGCGAACCGCGAACGGCCGGAATGACGCGTGGCGGCGACCATGCAGGCCACCGCCGCGATCAGCGCGGCGCCAGCTTCCCCGAAGCGGCGGACGGCATCGCTCGCGAGGTCGCCATCGGGCCGCAGCGCCATCCACGCCCCAAAGCCAATCGTTAGCAGGGCAGCAAGGGCCGAGGCCACGAGGAAGTCACGGTTGGCGTGCTGAGCACCGTAGGGTCGCAGCAGGCGATGGCGTGCAGGCATGGATTGGGCCGAGCTCCTTCGGTGTGACGATCCTGTGAAGCAGTTCCTTCCGCCCCGCGCGTCACCACTCGGTGACTGCCGGGAATAGAAGGCGCCGGCTACCTAGGTGGCGGCGGGAATCGCCCCGTCGTTTGCGGGTGGAGGGGCAGAAAAAAACCCCCACCCTTCCTCCCTCCCCCGCATGCCGGGCCCGTCGGCCCACGCGAGCGGCGCTTTAGTGCCAAGCGAGCGTTTGAGACGTTCGGGGAGGATCGGGTGGGGGCTTGGTCTTCTAGTTAGACCTCGGCGCGAACGTTGGTCGCTCGCGGACCCTTGGCACTGGGCTCAGTCGTAAAACTGACCTTGGCGCCGGTATCCAAACGATCGAAATCAACGCTGCCGCTGCGGTGGAAGAAGTAGTCGTTGCCGTCTTCCGCGGTGATAAACCCGAATCCGCGCTCGGCGACGAGCTTCTTGATGGTTCCAGACATTTGGTGTGGACCTCCTTTCCCGAACGTACTGCCTCGCGCTGTCGAGGCCTGTTCGAGCGGGGCCCACGGCGAGCGCACCCCGGACGGATGCACCCTGTCTTCTACCCCGACAACCATCAGTTGAAACTCGCTTTAGGATTTCCCCGGGGCTACAGTCGACTGATGATCACGAATTTCCCCGCATTTGTCGGCATCGCCCTCCTGGTGATCCTCTCGCC
It encodes:
- a CDS encoding EAL domain-containing protein; translated protein: MPARHRLLRPYGAQHANRDFLVASALAALLTIGFGAWMALRPDGDLASDAVRRFGEAGAALIAAVACMVAATRHSGRSRFAWVLLGTGALAWATGEGVGAYFEFIGQQLRYPPLTDIGHLAAVPLAVAGIAVFPGRHRPASRLAFLLDGAILSGALVLISWATVLGSVFHAHTGVGPSAVTGLAYPISDIVMAVMALLLVGRTAGAGRLPLLLVMTGIFANLLADSASVYLTNVTGDAPPAIMATGWVAGFLLMALGGVRAALLAGSATRADDRPPARWTIVLPYVPVSVAAVIAVLKNVSGPPEALLLWDLMVVVALVIVRQFIVIADNQTLSQKVALQTAALRDSEEHFRSLVQNSGDVVVLADADGVVRFVSTSIDRFFAYTSTELVGQPFSTLLHPDDQAGFAGGLKKALTASALPVAVDCRFRHKLGSWTHCEVTITNLLHRSSSQALVLNIRDVTDRKEMEDRLAYLGAHDPVTNLPNRMAFRKLIDEALERSAPGRAIAVLALDIDDFKLVNDALGHRAGDDVLGMVGGRLGKIVSAGDVVARIGADEFGILMKTVLNDDQPSHLAERIFQHFRAPFKVEEREMVMRLSIGIVAQGALEDTAENLMRNADLALNAAKTRGKGRYERYEPKQHAAVSDRMELESDLGHALERRQFVLHYQPTVRLGDGTIIGFEALVRWNHPRRGLLSPGDFLGLAEETGIISALQRWVLGQACADGKHWQLTYPVEPALQISVNISQHGLVEADLVADVTNACIAAVFPPERLILELTEGATLEGRATVSRLLELHERGVSVALDDFGAHAAPLSSLRDLPVDIVKLDHSFVARMTTSSTDATVAQAVIELGNKLGMITIADGIERADQLAALREMGCLAGQGYYLSRPLPAAGVERLLAACGGDGGLILPTFRLERAS
- a CDS encoding cold shock domain-containing protein, coding for MSGTIKKLVAERGFGFITAEDGNDYFFHRSGSVDFDRLDTGAKVSFTTEPSAKGPRATNVRAEV